The DNA region TTGTCAAGAACTACACTTCTTTATCTACTTAGTTCAATAATTAGGTACATTTTTGGCACTTTCATTTCATTGCATctgtcttattttattttaaagttttatttatttatttatttatttttattaacatcTTATTCAGTTCTTTGGGGTAGTTTGATAATTGGGTAATCTATGGTATACTCTATTCATTGCCATCTGTTTGTTTATGCTTTTCCAATGTtctccatatatattttttttcttcagggATGAggattgaattttattttgttttattaagaTGCATTATTCATTATCCCTTCTCTTCTTCTGTAGCAATGCATCTGCTGACTCAATCTTGAGATCTAGAGCAATGCTGATAACTGGAAGGGTGCTGTCCAACGACAATGCATTTCTGTTTATTGATGAACCTAGTAAGATAAggattctttctttctttgcaaGGGCATACAACTCTTTGCATTTTAAGGACTAATGTTAGTATTTGAAGTTAATATGGATGGTGATGTGCTGAGATCATGTATCTGTGTGAATATTGTCATGAAGTAAAGGATGGGTATAATGAAATGGTGTCAGCCcaataaagaaaatttaaaaaataataataataataatattcacaaGCCGGATAAACTGTCCATTAAGAGGCAGTAAGATCCTTAAGCAGTTATGCTTCCAATGTAAGATGTGTGGGTGGTGGGGTTTATGCTGTAATGGCAAACCTTTGAGTTTTTAGTGGAATGTTTGCATTGCTTTTTCAAGTTATCTGATTATTACAAGTGGCTGATGGAtgagataattttattttggataGGTTATAGAAATGTCATTTCAGCTATTGATAGGAGGTTTGCTTTTCTGGAAAGTCAAAATGCAGACGAATTTGAATGTGCAATTGAAGCATTGGGTCAAACTGGTTTGTGTAAGTAAATCATTTGCCTCTGGTAAAGCTAAGACATTCTTTTTTCTAAGATGCTTTGTTTATACAGTATATCAAATGTCATTTAATTGTACATTAAATTGTCACTGAGTGGTCTTTCATACACTTCCAAATGGTAGTTGGTAGTCCGGCTTTTGGTAGGCATATGAACAGGAGAACTTAACTATTGTGGAAAGATATGAGCGTGGGGATGCCCACTTGGATGTGCTTTGCAAAAGTTTAATTGATGGCCTAAACATGAAGGGTTCATCTCTTCTCACAGACTATACTTGTTTTGGTGCTTGATGAAAGTGGTTACAAATTGAAAGTCTGAAAGTAAGGGCTTCAATGTAATGCAGAATGATTACTGTGGGAGCCACCCCAAGTTGGATAGGCCTAAAGTTGATCACTCAGTCTTCTTGCAGCCCATGTCATGTTCGGGGCTAGAAAATCATGATGAAGGTTGTTACTAATTGAAGTGATGGGGGTTGCATGTAGTATATGCTAATAGCACCATGGACCCAAAAACATAATGATTACTGTGAGAGCCACACCTTTAGTGTTTACATGTCATCTTTAGAAGTAGTACTACATGTGTTTTTGAAATGCTGGACTTTGACATCACAAATGGCAAATACCTATGCACTTAATTGAATAGGACTTTTGGGAATTAGCTAATTTGGGTCACAGGCCATTGTATTAACTATATGAACAATTTCTGTTtgaaatttaacttttttacatttttgccaaTAAGGGGGAAGCCTGCTAAGGGTAGTTTGTTGCTAGAGGGTTCTTAGGAAATGGGGAAATACCTCCTttagttttaattaaattaaaagaatcaCTTGCAAATTAGCTTGCCATAACATGGTGCTGCAGGCAAGAAAGGAGCTGCTGCACTACTACTGAGTTCACCTGCTCCTGTTAGGCATGTTATTGATGCTGCTTTTGATTGCCAACAACATGGTAAACGACTGGTAAGAACCCTTGGATTTTCATTTTCCGTGACATCTCTATTCTCTGAGCATAAAAACTTTTAGATTCTTTGTTGCCATATGCATACCTTAAGTGAATCCATACATACATGGCCGAGGGAAGGCTTGTTctataatttgatttttcttattttattttaatgcatGATACAGGCTGCACTGCATGCTCTTGGAAACATTGTTGGGGAAACTCGTTCTGGAAATGACGTGTTACTGGATGGTGATGCAGAAGAGTCATTACGACGCTTGATCTATGACACATCATCAAAGACTCCTAAACTGACACCTTctgtaagtttaattttatttcttttcaccaCCACAATATAGATATTGTATCTCACTTGCGACTTCAAAAATGGAAAACATGGAATGGAATGCTGGCAGCTTGATCCTGGCACTGTTGTATTGATACTGGCTGCCAGCCAGTCACTGACAGAAACCCACTTCATTTTTAGCCTTTTAACccatgaaatatttttttactgcACCACAATAGTTAAATCGTCTGTAATGTAAAACCCAATAGGTGCTGACTGCTGATGGTGCCTAAGTGCATTTTCTTGACCTCCTTaggtatatttttttaaaagataaacaaAATTGAGTTCATTATGAGTGGTGTAGTGCCTTGGCTGCATCTATAATTGTGACTTGTGACAGGGCCTCCTCCTATCAGTTCTTCAACAGGATTCAGAAATTCGTCTTGCTGTGAGTACCTTTCTATTTGACCAAAGACTTATTGTTCCTCTCTTTTTATTGCTTTgtcttacaattcttataaagATACCTAGCAACCAGTATAGGCCTTgcattatttcttttgtttaaatatttcaaTGTACCTGAACTCTAGTTCAACCTGACAGGGCTATCGAGTGATCACAGGATTGGTGGCTCGACCTTGGTGCCTGATAGAGATTATATCTAGACAAGAAATTGTAGATATTGTTACCGACAAATATAATGAAACAGAAAAGATAGGTCTATATTTTGTACATCAATTCTGTTTATGATGAATACTCTGATGTTTTCTAATCCTTGTAAATTCTGGAAATTTGGTAACTCTTAGGTATGGAAGCTCGGCACAAGTGTTGTGAGGCAGTATACAAGTCTTTCACCTCATCCAGTAAACTAATGAGTGACCCTGCACATTCTGGTCTAGCTACAAAGGTAGACTCGCCATGATCTAaaaaactttagatattttatttCCTCTGCGGATAATTTGTGATTGGTCCATCCATAGAAATATTACTGGGTTTTAATAAGAGATTTTGCCTAACAGATATAGACCCCAACCATCATTCCTAATCAGGATGGTGTACATGTTTCACATGAAATATAACTCTCTTTATACATTAGAATTTCCGTAGCTCATTGCAATCATGATTAATGCCCCCCACCCCCCAAGAAAGAAAAGATTTGAATTGTGTATATCATAACACTAGTTTTTTATGATCTTCACAGCTGGAGGAAGCTATTAGAAGTGGTCCTTACCTGGGAAGAAAGCATGCTGAAGCTCAGCCTGTTGTGACGACAGAGCAGAGGTTTTAGGGTCTTCTACAGTGTGTTCATGTAACAGGTTAAGAGTACTTACCATGTTACGTTGTTTTATTGGGAAATTAAGGACCGGATGTAGTGGAGTTAGTTTTATACTTGGTTGGCATGCCATTTTGAATTGATTCTAGTGAGTGTGAGATCACATCTCATTATTGTCAGTTTATACAGTAGGATAACAAGATAAAATTTTTTCAGGGTATCAACTGAGTCTCTCTTGATTAGGACAATACCTCTAATTTGCTGGTCACACCCAAAACTTTTCACTTTTATAATTACAAAGTTTAATGATTTACTATATTCAATCTATCACCTATTTTGATTTTGTAAAACAATTTTATGAAATAgttctaaaatataatttgagcTAATCTTCTTTGTAATAAGCTCTTGGAAAACTTCAACTGTAATGACCTTACACATCCCCTTTAAATAGTAATATTAGCTACAAATTTGTTGAGAGAATAACACCTCATTACTCATTAGGAAAGGATTCAACCTTCCTAAAATTTTTCTCCCTAATTTTAGGAATTCTATTTATAGAAAATAAACTAGTTCATCAATTTACAAATTATACTGACAATTATAATACGATTTCCTATTGTTGGTTATTTGATTCGAGTAATGTTCAGGTTAGAAATTAACTAACAGGCAGTTAACACAATTCTACAAGTGTAAATATTTAACGTGCCATTGGAATTAATACTCACTAAAAGTGGTGTTCTGAAaataaaagactaaaagtggattatcacctataaattcagtcgttatattgtggaccatggttcacaatgcgtcgttatattgtggaccatggttcacaatgcattgtgaaccatgggtcatggttgatactgcagttgtgttgaactgatactgcaattgtgttgaaaggatactgcagttgtgttgaaagggaactgcagttgcgcagaacaaATACTGTGTCATCcatctgaaactgcagttgtgttgaacggatactgcagttgtgttgaaaagatactacgtgttgaaaagatattgcaaTTGTATTGAACGAATGaatgacctctgttccgtgcgactgcagtatcttttcaacacaactgcagtatccgttcaacacaactgcaatatcagttatgatcatggtccacaatataatttgcgctataaatctaagacaaaaaatgagattaattctttattttaataccaaaatggCCTCACATTATGTAATgttttcaataaatattttatgtaaaaaatgttgaaacatgattaaaaaattgacaaaacTTTTAAGAGATCGTCATCTATAAACCAATGAGACAAATCGAGATCTTTACAAGtatcatttttcataaatattacacttcTCTATAATTACAAAGGAGTCAAATCGTTAGACGTTAAAAACTGAAGCGCTAATTAGGCTCACAAATTTTTATGTAGCTCAAACTCGACTCAACTCGATTGGTTCGAATTGAGGTCAAATTTTTGAGCTTGAGCTCGAGTTCAAGTCAGATTGCTTGAACTTTCAAGCTCAAGTTTGACATATTTAGCTTCACActacaattaataatataaattgatgcgttcatatataaataataaaaacttgataaaatttagagtccaaaataaaatataaaacttatGTTCCAacaataaaaacttaaaaaataagttaaaagtCCAAAAGGAAAGGACTAAAACATCTAAAACCTTCATTATCAAATAATCTAAATGACTACAGAAGTTCATTTGGTACAAACCTTCAAAATGAATTATCGCATAAGTTATAAGATCAAATAAATCAGACAAaccaaaaaattacaaaaactcAACAACATTAGTTACATGGTTCTTAATTTGGCAAGTGATGGCAAAACCAGTCCATCAAAAGAGCTTGAATTTCCTGGAATTAAATCACAAGTATGAATGAAAAGCCTGGTATCTTAAGATCAGTGGAAAAAAGTGAAATTCATGTGGTTATATTTCGATCAAATGTGTGTTTTAGAAAGTGGAATCTACAACCTGGCATGTCTCATGCAAATCATTTAACTGAACATTAATATGTAATGATGAATTTCGTCAAT from Ipomoea triloba cultivar NCNSP0323 chromosome 6, ASM357664v1 includes:
- the LOC116023790 gene encoding uncharacterized protein LOC116023790, with amino-acid sequence MEEAYPVDAAQLLQAATDFAYDPSPQSDASAQEFLNRFPLLAVLNALQTKSDYPGLEDALFDCLDKVFRTKYGASLIPHFMPSVVAGLGAPSQNVRRLACITVSSLLDNTDETTAVYLILQSGVYPLLLRCLIDGDEQVAAAAMAAIKNLAGFTTGLDIIFPASSTEQTDLGDLAAKCSSLGRVRILALIVKLFSISTTVASKVYNANLLSLLEKEVGNANDTLVTLSALELLYELVEAQHSMEFLSRTTLLYLLSSIISNASADSILRSRAMLITGRVLSNDNAFLFIDEPSYRNVISAIDRRFAFLESQNADEFECAIEALGQTGLCKKGAAALLLSSPAPVRHVIDAAFDCQQHGKRLAALHALGNIVGETRSGNDVLLDGDAEESLRRLIYDTSSKTPKLTPSGLLLSVLQQDSEIRLAGYRVITGLVARPWCLIEIISRQEIVDIVTDKYNETEKIGMEARHKCCEAVYKSFTSSSKLMSDPAHSGLATKLEEAIRSGPYLGRKHAEAQPVVTTEQRF